The proteins below are encoded in one region of Streptomyces roseirectus:
- a CDS encoding dynamin family protein produces the protein MVTLDVRPQLLDALSALRDRVAAARFPLPLPGAPRARANRDELLAQLDDYLVPRLRNPEAPLLAVVGGSTGAGKSTLVNSLVGHRVSEAGVLRPTTRTPVLVCHPEDHHWFSGMRVLPGLTRAWVPHQESADDLLTPGEDGRVLRVETSETLPAGLALLDAPDIDSLVADNRTLAAQLICAADVWIMVTTAARYADAVPWHLLRTAKEYDATLVTVLDRVPHQVVSEVSRQYGALLAKAGLGDVPRFTVPELPESAWGGGLLPATAVAPLRTWLVHHAQDPGARHRAMARTAHGVLDSLKSRMPELAGAAAAQYAAALRLTAAVDHAYDSEYARVRGRLQSGVVLAGDALKRWRAFPLDCAPGELLDALVESLAALLLCAVTAADERVDDAWRREPAAGHLDDRDPDLESAEHRIGLAVRRWRRELEEYAEDEVRDLDRGSAPDPEAVAALVATALLGGRRARSAGEGLAERLGAHGALRLRDRGGRLLSAHLDRVMTTERERRLAPLDGLDVHAEPQAELIAALSVLQKER, from the coding sequence GTGGTGACCTTGGACGTACGGCCTCAACTGCTCGACGCACTCTCCGCGCTGCGCGACCGTGTCGCCGCCGCACGCTTCCCGCTCCCCCTGCCGGGGGCCCCACGCGCGCGTGCCAACCGCGACGAACTCCTCGCCCAGCTCGACGACTACCTGGTACCCCGCCTGAGAAACCCCGAGGCACCGCTCCTCGCGGTCGTCGGCGGCTCCACCGGCGCCGGCAAGTCCACCCTCGTCAACTCCCTGGTCGGGCACCGCGTCAGCGAGGCCGGCGTGCTGCGGCCGACCACACGCACACCCGTGCTGGTGTGCCACCCGGAGGACCATCACTGGTTCAGCGGCATGCGCGTCCTGCCCGGCCTCACGCGCGCGTGGGTGCCCCACCAGGAATCCGCCGACGACCTCCTGACCCCTGGCGAGGACGGCCGCGTCCTGCGCGTCGAGACCTCCGAGACCCTGCCCGCCGGCCTCGCCCTCCTCGACGCCCCCGACATCGACTCCCTCGTCGCCGACAACCGCACCCTCGCCGCCCAGCTCATCTGCGCCGCCGACGTGTGGATCATGGTCACCACCGCCGCCCGCTACGCCGACGCCGTCCCCTGGCACCTCCTGCGCACCGCCAAGGAGTACGACGCGACCCTGGTGACCGTCCTGGACCGCGTCCCCCACCAGGTCGTCTCCGAGGTCTCCCGCCAGTACGGCGCCCTCCTCGCCAAGGCCGGCCTCGGCGACGTCCCGCGCTTCACGGTCCCCGAACTCCCCGAGTCCGCCTGGGGCGGCGGGCTGCTCCCCGCCACCGCCGTCGCCCCGCTGCGCACCTGGCTCGTCCACCACGCCCAGGACCCCGGCGCCCGCCACCGCGCGATGGCCCGCACCGCCCACGGCGTCCTCGACTCCCTCAAGTCCCGCATGCCCGAGCTGGCCGGCGCCGCCGCCGCCCAGTACGCCGCCGCCCTGCGGCTGACCGCCGCCGTCGACCACGCGTACGACAGCGAGTACGCGCGCGTACGCGGGCGGCTGCAGAGCGGCGTGGTGCTCGCGGGAGACGCGCTCAAGCGCTGGCGGGCCTTCCCCCTCGACTGCGCCCCCGGAGAGCTCCTGGACGCCCTCGTGGAGTCCCTGGCGGCCCTCCTGCTGTGCGCCGTCACCGCCGCCGACGAACGCGTCGACGACGCCTGGCGCCGCGAACCCGCCGCCGGGCACCTCGACGACCGCGACCCCGACCTGGAGAGCGCCGAACACCGCATCGGCCTGGCCGTCCGGCGCTGGCGGCGCGAACTGGAGGAGTACGCGGAGGACGAGGTCCGCGACCTCGACCGCGGCTCCGCACCCGACCCCGAGGCGGTCGCCGCGCTCGTCGCCACCGCCCTCCTGGGCGGACGCCGCGCCCGCTCCGCAGGCGAGGGCCTGGCCGAACGCCTCGGCGCCCACGGCGCCCTGCGCCTGCGCGACCGCGGCGGACGGCTCCTCAGCGCCCACCTCGACCGCGTCATGACCACCGAACGCGAGCGCCGCCTCGCCCCCCTCGACGGACTCGACGTCCACGCCGAACCGCAGGCCGAACTGATCGCCGCGCTGTCCGTACTGCAGAAGGAGAGGTGA
- a CDS encoding GTPase → MTAVTDHQEHEQGPTDDAPADAGPGAEPDTAPRNTPPENVLPADAFPRDGENVPHTSESPQTPADPGNPPDPDGVSWDDGLIARRVNAPDTEPPAPEPRSAPAPLAYDGPLRSRLDALRELVGLSRTRLDGKTLAEAGRVLDEAAARRRLSGRHTVVAIAGATGSGKSQLFNALAGVTISETGVRRPTTAAPIACSWSDGAAGLIDRLGIPGRLRRRPVQSPEAEAQLSGLVLVDLPDHDSAALPHREQVDRILALVDAVIWVVDPEKYADAVIHERYLRPMAGHAEVMFVVLNQTDRLPGEAAELVLDDLRRLLDEDGIALGEYGEPGATVLGLSALTGDGVPELREVLGQFLAEREAPARRVAADVDAAAARLRPVYAPARRPGLTEEARDEFAARLADAVGASAAGDAAERAWLRNANRACGTPWLRLWRWYQDRRDPPTGRLPVRAQMDEEATARQRVEQAVRTVADRASAGLPAPWALAVREAAVRGAQGLPEALDDLAARAGLPPGRPPRPGWWPVAVFAQASMTVLQIVGGLWLVAQIAGAMAPNLGVPVLLMVAGIVGGPLVEWSCRLAARGPARRYGQDAERRLREAAAGCGRARVLDPVAAELLRYREVREQYGRVVGVGR, encoded by the coding sequence ATGACCGCCGTCACGGACCACCAGGAACACGAACAGGGCCCCACGGACGACGCCCCCGCGGACGCCGGCCCCGGCGCGGAACCCGACACCGCCCCCCGGAACACACCCCCCGAAAACGTGCTCCCTGCGGACGCGTTCCCTAGGGACGGCGAAAACGTCCCCCACACGAGTGAGTCCCCCCAAACTCCCGCCGACCCCGGCAACCCCCCCGACCCCGACGGCGTCTCCTGGGACGACGGACTCATCGCCCGCCGGGTCAACGCCCCCGACACCGAACCCCCCGCCCCCGAACCCCGCTCCGCCCCCGCCCCCCTCGCCTACGACGGCCCCCTCAGATCCCGGCTGGACGCCCTCCGGGAACTCGTCGGCCTCTCGCGCACCCGCCTCGACGGCAAGACCCTCGCCGAGGCCGGCCGCGTCCTGGACGAGGCGGCGGCCCGCCGCAGGCTCTCCGGCCGGCACACCGTCGTCGCCATCGCCGGCGCCACCGGCAGCGGCAAGTCGCAGCTCTTCAACGCCCTCGCCGGCGTGACGATCTCCGAGACGGGCGTGCGGCGCCCCACCACCGCCGCGCCCATCGCGTGCAGCTGGAGCGACGGCGCGGCCGGCCTGATCGACCGCCTGGGCATCCCCGGACGGCTGCGCAGACGGCCCGTGCAGAGCCCCGAGGCGGAGGCCCAGCTGAGCGGCCTGGTCCTCGTCGACCTCCCGGACCACGACTCGGCGGCCCTCCCGCACCGCGAGCAGGTCGACCGGATCCTCGCCCTGGTGGACGCCGTCATCTGGGTCGTCGACCCCGAGAAGTACGCCGACGCCGTCATCCACGAGCGCTACCTGCGCCCCATGGCGGGCCACGCCGAGGTCATGTTCGTCGTCCTCAACCAGACCGACCGGCTCCCCGGCGAGGCCGCCGAACTCGTCCTCGACGACCTGCGCAGGCTCCTCGACGAGGACGGCATCGCCCTCGGTGAGTACGGCGAACCCGGCGCGACCGTCCTCGGCCTGTCCGCGCTCACCGGCGACGGCGTGCCCGAACTGCGCGAGGTGCTGGGTCAGTTCCTCGCCGAACGCGAGGCCCCCGCCCGCCGGGTCGCCGCCGACGTCGACGCCGCCGCCGCCCGGCTGCGCCCCGTCTACGCGCCCGCGCGCAGGCCGGGGCTGACCGAGGAGGCGCGCGACGAGTTCGCCGCCCGGCTCGCGGACGCCGTCGGCGCGAGCGCCGCCGGGGACGCCGCCGAGCGCGCGTGGCTGCGCAACGCCAACCGCGCGTGCGGGACGCCGTGGCTGCGGCTGTGGCGCTGGTACCAGGACCGGCGCGACCCCCCGACCGGACGGCTGCCCGTGCGCGCGCAGATGGACGAGGAGGCGACCGCACGCCAGCGCGTCGAGCAAGCCGTCCGCACGGTCGCCGACCGGGCGTCGGCGGGGCTGCCCGCGCCGTGGGCGCTCGCCGTGCGGGAGGCCGCCGTGCGCGGGGCGCAGGGGCTGCCCGAAGCGCTCGACGACCTCGCCGCGCGCGCGGGGCTGCCGCCCGGACGCCCGCCCCGGCCCGGCTGGTGGCCCGTCGCCGTGTTCGCGCAGGCGTCCATGACGGTCCTCCAGATCGTCGGCGGGCTCTGGCTCGTCGCCCAGATCGCGGGCGCGATGGCGCCCAACCTCGGGGTGCCGGTCCTGCTGATGGTCGCCGGGATCGTCGGCGGGCCCCTCGTCGAGTGGAGCTGCCGGCTCGCCGCGCGCGGGCCCGCGCGCAGGTACGGGCAGGACGCGGAACGCCGGCTGCGGGAGGCCGCCGCCGGGTGCGGGAGGGCTCGGGTGCTGGATCCGGTGGCGGCGGAGCTGCTGCGGTACCGGGAGGTCCGGGAGCAGTACGGGAGGGTGGTGGGGGTGGGGCGGTAG
- a CDS encoding single-stranded DNA-binding protein: protein MNEVTMCAVGNVATQPVYRESPSGTSARFRMAATARYWDREKNEWVDGHTNFFTVWANRQLAVNVAASLSVGDPVIVQGRLKVRTDLRDGQNWMSADIDAAAIGHDLARGTSAFVRVLRTEPAGGRPEPEWEAQPLEREPVSAT from the coding sequence ATGAACGAGGTCACGATGTGCGCCGTGGGGAACGTCGCGACGCAGCCCGTCTACCGGGAGTCGCCGTCCGGCACCTCGGCACGGTTTCGGATGGCGGCGACCGCCCGGTACTGGGACCGGGAGAAGAACGAGTGGGTCGACGGGCACACCAACTTCTTCACGGTGTGGGCGAACCGGCAGCTCGCCGTGAACGTGGCGGCGTCGCTGTCGGTCGGGGACCCGGTGATCGTGCAGGGCCGGCTGAAGGTGCGGACGGACCTGCGCGACGGGCAGAACTGGATGTCGGCCGACATCGACGCGGCGGCCATCGGGCACGACCTCGCGCGGGGCACCTCGGCGTTCGTCCGGGTGCTCAGGACGGAGCCGGCGGGCGGGCGCCCTGAGCCCGAATGGGAGGCGCAGCCGCTGGAGCGGGAGCCGGTGAGCGCGACGTGA
- a CDS encoding Cys-Gln thioester bond-forming surface protein, which yields MLSSTTVPFARARGAVRAVAVTLVSGLAAAGILAAAAPAVADTATQGQGGATATIGGLKVYGGAVLHEEGGDQEIPAGLFEMSVDGGGMLQTYCVDVYTPTQKDAKYHETPWSGTSLAANKQAGRIGWILQHSYPQVNDLAWLAKSAGIKSGLTEQDAAAGTQVAIWRYSDGADVDAVDPQARQLADYLEKAARGAAEPAASLTVDSPAVSGKPGELLGPVTVRTDAGTVSVTPPPDAAISGVKVVDADGAPVTSAGDGSRLYFQVPAAAPAGSAQVTLQASTTVPVGRAFVSEGRSQTQILAGSSESTVSATAVASWGAVGAVPALSAARDCLKGGLDITATNKGDQPYTFTLLAAEYTIGAGETRTVTVPLQEDQPYDFALTTPQGNTPRFTGILDCKTQSRTTSNLTTQTFSDPTPATVLPATPTNLADTGTDSTTPLIAGTAIGLVLIGGTALVLTARKNQGTGE from the coding sequence GTGCTTTCTTCGACCACCGTGCCGTTCGCCCGAGCGCGAGGAGCGGTCCGCGCCGTCGCCGTGACCCTGGTGTCCGGGCTGGCCGCCGCCGGGATCCTCGCCGCCGCCGCTCCGGCCGTCGCCGACACGGCCACGCAGGGGCAGGGCGGGGCGACCGCGACCATAGGCGGGCTCAAGGTCTACGGCGGCGCGGTGCTCCACGAGGAGGGCGGCGACCAGGAGATCCCGGCGGGCCTGTTCGAGATGTCCGTCGACGGCGGGGGCATGCTCCAGACGTACTGCGTCGACGTCTACACCCCCACGCAGAAGGACGCGAAGTACCACGAGACGCCGTGGAGCGGGACCTCGCTGGCCGCGAACAAGCAGGCGGGGCGGATCGGCTGGATCCTCCAGCACTCCTACCCGCAGGTCAACGACCTCGCGTGGCTCGCGAAGTCGGCCGGCATCAAGAGCGGGCTCACCGAGCAGGACGCGGCGGCCGGGACGCAGGTCGCGATCTGGCGGTACTCGGACGGGGCGGACGTCGACGCGGTCGACCCGCAGGCGCGGCAGCTCGCGGACTACCTGGAGAAGGCGGCCCGCGGCGCGGCCGAGCCGGCCGCGTCGCTGACCGTCGACAGCCCGGCGGTGTCCGGGAAGCCGGGGGAACTCCTCGGTCCGGTGACCGTGCGCACCGACGCCGGGACGGTCTCCGTCACGCCGCCGCCGGACGCCGCGATCAGCGGGGTCAAGGTGGTCGACGCGGACGGGGCGCCGGTGACCTCGGCCGGGGACGGCAGCCGGCTGTACTTCCAGGTGCCGGCCGCCGCGCCGGCCGGGTCGGCGCAGGTGACGCTCCAGGCGTCGACCACCGTGCCCGTCGGGCGGGCGTTCGTCTCCGAGGGGCGCAGCCAGACGCAGATCCTCGCCGGGTCCAGCGAGTCGACCGTGTCCGCGACGGCTGTCGCCAGCTGGGGGGCCGTCGGAGCGGTGCCGGCGCTGTCCGCCGCGCGGGACTGTCTCAAGGGCGGGCTCGACATCACCGCGACGAACAAGGGGGACCAGCCGTACACGTTCACCCTCCTCGCCGCGGAGTACACGATCGGGGCGGGCGAGACGCGGACGGTGACCGTGCCGCTCCAGGAGGACCAGCCCTACGACTTCGCCCTCACGACACCTCAGGGCAACACCCCCCGCTTCACCGGCATCCTCGACTGCAAGACCCAGTCCCGGACGACGTCCAACCTCACGACCCAGACCTTCAGCGACCCCACCCCGGCCACGGTCCTCCCCGCCACCCCCACCAACCTCGCCGACACCGGCACCGACAGCACCACCCCCCTCATCGCCGGCACCGCCATCGGCCTCGTCCTCATCGGCGGCACGGCCCTGGTCCTGACAGCACGCAAGAACCAGGGGACGGGGGAGTAG
- the ettA gene encoding energy-dependent translational throttle protein EttA produces the protein MAEYIYTMRKTRKAIGDKVILDDVSLNFLPGAKIGVVGPNGAGKSTILKIMAGLDQPSNGDAFLSPGYTVGILLQEPPLSEDKTVLENVQEGVAEIKGKLDRFNEIAELMATDYSDALLDEMGKLQEELDHANAWDLDAQLEQAMDALGCPPGDWQVTNLSGGEKRRVALCKLLLEAPDLLLLDEPTNHLDAESVNWLEQHLAKYEGTIVAVTHDRYFLDNVAGWICEVDRGRLHGYEGNYSKYLETKATRLKVEGQKDAKRQKRLKEELEWVRSNAKGRQAKSKARLARYEEMAAEADKMRKLDFEEIQIPPGPRLGNIVVEVNNLSKAFGDKVLIDDLSFTLPRNGIVGVIGPNGAGKTTLFKMIQGLETPDSGSVKVGETVKISYVDQSRENIDPKKSLWAVVSDELDYINVGQVEMPSRAYVSAFGFKGPDQQKAAGVLSGGERNRLNLALTLKQGGNLLLLDEPTNDLDVETLSSLENALLEFPGAAVVISHDRWFLDRVATHILAYEGESKWFWFEGNFESYEKNKIERLGADAARPHRATYKKLTRG, from the coding sequence TTGGCTGAGTACATCTACACCATGCGCAAGACGCGCAAGGCCATCGGCGACAAGGTGATCCTTGACGACGTTTCGCTGAACTTCCTGCCCGGCGCGAAGATCGGTGTGGTCGGGCCGAACGGGGCGGGCAAGTCGACGATCCTGAAGATCATGGCGGGTCTGGACCAGCCGTCGAACGGGGACGCGTTCCTGTCGCCGGGGTACACGGTCGGGATCCTGCTCCAGGAGCCGCCGCTGAGCGAGGACAAGACGGTCCTGGAGAACGTCCAGGAGGGCGTCGCCGAGATCAAGGGCAAGCTCGACCGCTTCAACGAGATCGCCGAACTGATGGCGACGGACTACAGCGACGCGCTGCTCGACGAGATGGGCAAGCTCCAGGAGGAGCTGGACCACGCGAACGCCTGGGACCTCGACGCCCAGCTGGAGCAGGCGATGGACGCGCTGGGCTGCCCGCCCGGCGACTGGCAGGTCACGAACCTGTCCGGTGGCGAGAAGCGCCGCGTCGCGCTGTGCAAGCTCCTGCTCGAGGCCCCCGACCTGCTGCTCCTCGACGAGCCCACCAACCACCTCGACGCCGAGTCGGTGAACTGGCTGGAGCAGCACCTCGCCAAGTACGAGGGCACCATCGTCGCCGTCACCCACGACCGGTACTTCCTCGACAACGTCGCGGGCTGGATCTGCGAGGTCGACCGCGGTCGCCTGCACGGCTACGAGGGCAACTACTCGAAGTACCTGGAGACCAAGGCCACCCGCCTCAAGGTCGAGGGCCAGAAGGACGCCAAGCGGCAGAAGCGGCTCAAGGAAGAGCTGGAGTGGGTCCGCTCCAACGCCAAGGGCCGCCAGGCCAAGTCCAAGGCCCGTCTCGCTCGGTACGAGGAGATGGCGGCCGAGGCCGACAAGATGCGCAAGCTGGACTTCGAGGAGATCCAGATCCCGCCGGGCCCGCGCCTGGGCAACATCGTCGTCGAGGTCAACAACCTCTCGAAGGCGTTCGGCGACAAGGTCCTCATCGACGACCTGAGCTTCACGCTCCCGCGCAACGGCATCGTCGGCGTCATCGGCCCGAACGGCGCCGGCAAGACGACGCTGTTCAAGATGATCCAGGGCCTGGAGACCCCGGACTCCGGTTCGGTCAAGGTCGGCGAGACCGTCAAGATCTCCTACGTCGACCAGAGCCGCGAGAACATCGACCCCAAGAAGTCGCTGTGGGCCGTCGTCTCCGACGAGCTGGACTACATCAACGTCGGCCAGGTCGAGATGCCGTCGCGCGCGTACGTCTCCGCGTTCGGCTTCAAGGGCCCGGACCAGCAGAAGGCCGCCGGTGTGCTGTCCGGCGGTGAGCGCAACCGCCTCAACCTCGCGCTCACCCTCAAGCAGGGCGGCAACCTGCTGCTCCTCGACGAGCCGACCAACGACCTCGACGTCGAGACGCTGTCCTCCCTGGAGAACGCGCTCCTCGAATTCCCCGGCGCGGCCGTGGTCATCTCCCACGACCGCTGGTTCCTCGACCGCGTCGCGACGCACATCCTCGCGTACGAGGGCGAGTCCAAGTGGTTCTGGTTCGAGGGCAACTTCGAGTCGTACGAGAAGAACAAGATCGAGCGGCTCGGCGCGGACGCCGCGCGCCCGCACCGCGCCACCTACAAGAAGCTGACCCGGGGCTGA
- a CDS encoding acyl-CoA thioesterase translates to MRHIYHCPLRWADMDAYGHVNNVVFLRYLEEARIDFLFRPDKDFQQGSVVARHEIDYKRQLVHRHSPVTIELWVTEIRAASFTVTYEVKDEDVVYVRAATVIVPFDFEAERPRRLTAEEREFLEEYRDDPQGAVAA, encoded by the coding sequence TTGCGGCACATCTACCACTGCCCCCTGCGCTGGGCGGACATGGACGCGTACGGCCACGTCAACAACGTGGTCTTCCTCCGCTACCTGGAGGAGGCGCGTATCGACTTCCTGTTCCGTCCGGACAAGGACTTCCAGCAGGGGTCCGTGGTGGCCCGCCACGAGATCGACTACAAACGGCAGTTGGTCCACCGGCACTCGCCGGTCACCATCGAGCTGTGGGTCACCGAGATACGGGCCGCCTCCTTCACCGTCACCTACGAGGTGAAGGACGAGGACGTCGTGTACGTCCGGGCGGCCACCGTCATCGTCCCGTTCGACTTCGAGGCGGAGCGGCCGCGCCGGCTCACCGCGGAGGAACGGGAGTTCCTGGAGGAGTACCGGGACGACCCGCAGGGGGCCGTCGCCGCATGA
- a CDS encoding globin codes for MGYVNEIRRGTLQQQTFYEQVGGEETFRRLVHRFYEGVAQDPLLKPMYPEEDLGPAEERLTLFLIQYWGGPTTYSDNRGHPRLRMRHAPFAVDRAAHDAWLKHMRDAVDSLDLSEEHEATLWKYLTYAAASMVNTPD; via the coding sequence ATGGGGTACGTGAATGAGATTCGGCGCGGCACACTCCAGCAGCAGACCTTCTACGAGCAGGTCGGCGGTGAGGAGACCTTCCGCCGCCTCGTCCACCGTTTCTACGAGGGCGTGGCCCAGGACCCCCTGCTGAAGCCGATGTACCCGGAGGAGGACCTGGGCCCGGCGGAGGAGCGGCTGACCCTGTTCCTGATCCAGTACTGGGGCGGCCCGACGACGTACAGCGACAACCGCGGCCACCCCCGCCTGCGCATGCGCCACGCCCCCTTCGCCGTCGACCGCGCGGCCCACGACGCGTGGCTGAAGCACATGCGGGACGCGGTCGACTCCCTGGACCTCTCCGAGGAGCACGAGGCGACGCTGTGGAAGTACCTGACGTACGCGGCGGCGTCGATGGTCAACACCCCCGACTAG
- a CDS encoding FHA domain-containing protein, giving the protein MPTCPNGHQSGSDDWCEVCGHRMAGAVPPPPPPPPAGGYGFPPPPGRPGGEPELCPQCRTPREGGAPFCEECRWNFLTNTATSYTPAAPRPSGGGFGGAGGPGGPGGAGGPGGAGGFGAPGNAGGPGAGGPGGAGGSGFGGPGGSGAGGPGGGDFGRGGGAGGFGGSGGPGAPGGPGGAGGARGFEGSGAPGGAGAFGDSGRRGGPGGAGGFGDSGARGGADGFGGPGGAGGPGGPGGFGGPGGSGGPGGSGPGGARGFDGGRGSGGPGGAEGFGGPGGSGGPGGSGPGGARGFDGGRGSGGPGGAEGFGGPGGSGGPSGSGPGGARGFDGGRGSGGPGGAEGFGGPGGSGGPGAGSGFGGSGGSGGPGTGSGFGGSGGPGGPGGSGGFGGGQGSGGPARTDGFGTPGGADGPGGAGGFGGPGGSGGPGGGGAPGGSGPGGARGFDGGGGPRTAGGPGDFGGPGASSGAGGPSAPGGPGAPDGPGGAGGPGGQGGPGGPGGARFPSPPAPPSFGNGDSFDYQGSSPSRVNRPAEPIPFGSEPSGSAGAPPFGGRPGGPAPTSGGGSGPFGGRDQSAPGSGAPAGLFSGRDTTSPGPGGPGGFGTGPGGAGAPGGPGNPGGPGGQGGSGAPGGQGGPGAFQQAGATAPPRFPQQGTPPGTPPGTPPGQPFGGAEDDWVISPPTSGAPGGGYGYPQTGSAPSPAFPGRPGGTWTATIGPDRDYFMAMMQRSGPEAAGLNLPAYSPEQQRPLTGNQVTIGRRRHSTGETPDIDLSVPPEDPGVSHQHAVLVQQPDGTWAVVDQNSTNGTTVNAGEEPIQPFVPVPLQDGDRVHVGAWTTITIRRA; this is encoded by the coding sequence ATGCCGACCTGCCCGAACGGACACCAGTCGGGTTCCGACGACTGGTGCGAGGTCTGCGGTCACCGCATGGCCGGTGCCGTACCTCCGCCGCCGCCCCCGCCGCCGGCCGGCGGCTACGGCTTCCCGCCGCCGCCCGGCCGGCCGGGCGGCGAGCCCGAACTCTGCCCGCAGTGCCGGACGCCCCGCGAAGGGGGCGCGCCGTTCTGCGAGGAGTGCCGGTGGAACTTCCTGACGAACACGGCGACGTCGTACACGCCGGCCGCGCCTCGGCCGTCGGGCGGGGGGTTCGGCGGGGCCGGGGGGCCTGGCGGTCCTGGCGGCGCCGGTGGGCCCGGCGGGGCCGGGGGCTTCGGTGCGCCCGGTAACGCCGGTGGTCCTGGCGCCGGGGGTCCCGGTGGAGCCGGGGGCAGTGGCTTCGGGGGCCCTGGTGGTTCCGGCGCCGGGGGTCCCGGTGGCGGTGACTTCGGCCGGGGCGGCGGGGCCGGTGGCTTCGGCGGCTCCGGTGGTCCTGGCGCGCCCGGTGGTCCCGGCGGGGCCGGTGGGGCACGGGGCTTCGAGGGGTCCGGTGCGCCCGGTGGTGCCGGCGCGTTCGGGGACTCCGGACGGCGTGGCGGGCCCGGTGGAGCCGGTGGCTTCGGGGACTCCGGTGCGCGGGGCGGGGCTGACGGGTTCGGTGGGCCTGGCGGGGCCGGTGGGCCCGGTGGGCCCGGGGGCTTCGGCGGTCCCGGTGGCTCGGGCGGGCCCGGTGGGTCCGGCCCGGGTGGCGCGCGCGGTTTCGACGGGGGCCGTGGCTCCGGAGGGCCGGGCGGTGCCGAGGGATTCGGCGGGCCTGGTGGCTCGGGCGGGCCCGGTGGGTCCGGCCCTGGTGGCGCGCGCGGTTTCGACGGGGGCCGTGGCTCCGGAGGGCCGGGCGGTGCCGAGGGATTCGGCGGGCCTGGTGGCTCGGGCGGGCCCAGTGGGTCCGGCCCGGGTGGCGCGCGCGGTTTCGACGGGGGCCGTGGCTCCGGAGGGCCGGGCGGTGCCGAGGGATTCGGCGGGCCTGGTGGCTCGGGCGGGCCCGGTGCGGGCAGTGGTTTCGGGGGCTCCGGTGGGTCCGGTGGGCCCGGTACGGGCAGTGGTTTCGGCGGATCCGGGGGGCCTGGCGGTCCCGGTGGGTCCGGTGGTTTCGGTGGCGGGCAGGGCTCCGGCGGGCCGGCCCGGACCGACGGCTTCGGCACGCCCGGTGGCGCTGACGGGCCTGGCGGCGCCGGGGGCTTCGGCGGTCCCGGCGGCTCGGGTGGGCCTGGCGGGGGCGGTGCGCCCGGTGGCTCCGGTCCCGGTGGGGCGCGGGGCTTCGACGGGGGCGGCGGGCCTCGTACGGCCGGTGGTCCCGGTGACTTCGGCGGGCCCGGGGCGTCCAGCGGGGCCGGTGGACCGAGTGCGCCCGGTGGTCCCGGTGCGCCCGACGGTCCGGGTGGGGCCGGTGGGCCTGGGGGTCAGGGTGGGCCCGGCGGTCCGGGGGGCGCTCGTTTCCCCTCGCCGCCTGCTCCGCCGTCCTTCGGGAACGGTGACTCCTTCGACTACCAGGGCTCCAGCCCGTCCCGGGTGAACCGTCCTGCTGAACCGATTCCCTTCGGCAGTGAGCCGTCGGGTTCCGCCGGTGCGCCGCCGTTCGGCGGACGTCCGGGCGGTCCCGCGCCGACCTCGGGCGGCGGCTCCGGCCCCTTCGGCGGACGGGACCAGTCGGCCCCCGGCTCCGGCGCGCCCGCCGGCCTCTTCAGCGGACGGGACACCACGAGCCCCGGTCCCGGCGGACCCGGCGGCTTCGGCACGGGTCCCGGCGGAGCGGGCGCCCCTGGCGGGCCCGGCAACCCTGGTGGCCCCGGCGGTCAAGGCGGCTCTGGTGCCCCCGGCGGTCAAGGCGGCCCCGGCGCCTTCCAGCAGGCCGGTGCCACCGCCCCGCCGAGGTTCCCCCAGCAGGGCACCCCGCCCGGCACGCCCCCCGGCACCCCGCCCGGCCAGCCCTTCGGCGGTGCCGAGGACGACTGGGTGATCTCCCCGCCCACCTCCGGCGCCCCCGGCGGCGGCTACGGCTACCCCCAGACGGGCTCTGCCCCGTCCCCGGCGTTCCCGGGCCGGCCGGGCGGCACCTGGACGGCGACCATAGGCCCCGACCGCGACTACTTCATGGCGATGATGCAGCGCTCGGGCCCCGAGGCCGCCGGCCTGAACCTCCCCGCGTACTCCCCGGAGCAGCAGCGCCCCCTCACGGGCAACCAGGTCACCATCGGCCGGCGCCGCCACTCCACGGGCGAGACCCCGGACATCGACCTCTCGGTCCCCCCGGAGGACCCCGGCGTCTCGCACCAGCACGCGGTCCTGGTCCAGCAGCCGGACGGCACCTGGGCCGTCGTCGACCAGAACTCCACGAACGGCACCACGGTCAACGCGGGCGAGGAACCCATCCAGCCCTTCGTCCCGGTCCCGCTCCAGGACGGCGACCGGGTCCACGTGGGCGCCTGGACGACGATCACGATCAGGCGCGCCTGA